Proteins encoded together in one Miscanthus floridulus cultivar M001 chromosome 16, ASM1932011v1, whole genome shotgun sequence window:
- the LOC136512187 gene encoding replication factor C subunit 2-like has product MTEDAQNALRRTMETYSKVTRFFFICNYISRIIEPLASRCAKFRFKPLSEEVMSSRIMHICNEEGLNLDAQFLDVIVSADDIQDDQKARICKKLGETDKIADAIENEKEVSKAFQIYNVDRAVCGRVAGVSGEE; this is encoded by the exons ATGACAGAAGATGCCCAG AATGCTTTGAGGCGTACCATGGAGACTTACTCCAAAGTGACCAGATTCTTTTTTATATGCAACTATATCAGCAG GATAATAGAACCACTTGCATCAAGATGTGCCAAGTTTAGGTTCAAGCCTCTTTCAGAAGAAGTGATGAGCAGCCGCATTATGCATATATGCAATGAAGAAGGTCTTAATCTTGATGCTCAG TTTCTAGATGTGATTGTTAGCGCGGATGATATTCAAGATGATCAAAAGGCAAGGATATGTAAAAAGCTTGGGGAAACTGATAAG ATAGCTGATGCGATTGAGAATGAGAAGGAAGTTTCCAAGGCGTTTCAAATCTATAATGTCGATAGAGCTGTCTGTGGTCGGGTAGCAGGTGTGTCTGGAGAAGAATAA